One Mycobacterium paraseoulense genomic window, GCGGCCAGATCGGAGTTGGCCGACCAACGCTCCGAGACGGCTAGCCGCAAGACTTCGAGCGTGACGTCGGCGACCTTGCCGGAGACCAGACGCTCGATCAACTGGATCCGGGGCGCCGCATCGTCGGCGGGCACGGTCAGATACCGGGTGACGACGATCTCGCGGTCCAGCATTTCGGCCACCGAAACGAGCTCGGCTGACAGATTGGAAAGAGCTTTATTGTCAAGGTCTTTCGCTATGTCACTGAACCGCTCCAACAGCCCGGCCACCGCCGCGCGACTGGCGGAGCGCATCTTCGCCAGAAGCGGATATTGGACCTCCGCGGGCGCGGGGGCCATCGCTTCGAGGTCGTCCAGGAACCGGTCGACGGTAGCCGATTGCTGCGCCGGATCGGCGACGAAGTTGCGCACCAATTCGCCCGCCTGCCGCACCGCTTCGTGGCCGAGCTCCAGGCGGAGCTGGCGGCTCAGCTGCGTGCGCAGCAGGTCGACCTGCCGGCCGCCCTGTGCGGTGATGCGTTCGGCCTCGGACTGAGACTGGGCCCGGAACTGTTCGGCGATCCGGCCCGCGTCCGTCTGGGCCTCGTCGACGAGCCGTTCCGCCTCGGTCTTGGCGGATTCCACGGCTTGGCTGTGGGCGGTGGTGGACTCGCTCAGCCGATCGGCCGCCGCCGCAGCGTCTTTCAGCTGCTGGCGCACGGCGTCTTGGCGAGCGGCCATCAGACGACGCACCGGCGGCACGACGTAGCGCACGACCAAGAAAACGATGGCCGCGAAACCGATCAACTGCCCGATGAAAGTCGACATACGCGATTACCGTCCAGACTTCCCGGTGGCGGCGGTGGCC contains:
- a CDS encoding F0F1 ATP synthase subunit B/delta; amino-acid sequence: MSTFIGQLIGFAAIVFLVVRYVVPPVRRLMAARQDAVRQQLKDAAAAADRLSESTTAHSQAVESAKTEAERLVDEAQTDAGRIAEQFRAQSQSEAERITAQGGRQVDLLRTQLSRQLRLELGHEAVRQAGELVRNFVADPAQQSATVDRFLDDLEAMAPAPAEVQYPLLAKMRSASRAAVAGLLERFSDIAKDLDNKALSNLSAELVSVAEMLDREIVVTRYLTVPADDAAPRIQLIERLVSGKVADVTLEVLRLAVSERWSANSDLAAAIEHISRQALLEVAERENKIDDVEDQLFRFSRILQAQPRLAILLGDYGVPVEGRISLLRKVLDSANDRVDPIAVALLTQTVQLLRGESAEEAVQFLAEVAVARRGEIVAQVSAAADLSDAQRSRLTDVLGRIYGHPVTVQLQVSDEQLGGLLISVADEVIDGTLASRLAAAQAHLPD